A single Candidatus Limnocylindrales bacterium DNA region contains:
- a CDS encoding cysteine desulfurase, with protein sequence MSATARPQPVRDSSAAEYDVERIRNDFPILSQSVHGKPLVYLDNAATTQKPRAVLDAVNRYYEHDNANVHRGVHTLSERATIAYEDARTRVGRFVGAASSSEIVFLRGATEALNLVAHSLAQTELREGDEVVVSYMEHHSNIVPWQMACARTGARLRVAPVDENGELMLEELAALLGPRTKIVAVTHVSNALGTVNPIARIAQVAHDAGARLVVDGAQAVPHIPLDVDALGCDFYAFSGHKVYAPMGIGALWGRRELLEKLPPYQGGGEMILSVTFEQTTYNTVPHKFEAGTPDVAGAVGLAAALDYLDALGLENVAAHEQDLLAYAREALLSVPGLRIVGNAREKAGVHSFVLEDIHPHDIGTILDHEGVAIRTGHHCAQPVITRFGLPATARASFGLYNSRQDVDRLVAGLQRVREMMG encoded by the coding sequence GTGAGCGCAACGGCGCGACCGCAGCCCGTCCGCGATTCGTCGGCGGCGGAGTACGACGTCGAACGGATCCGGAACGACTTCCCGATCCTGTCGCAGAGCGTGCACGGAAAGCCGCTCGTCTATCTGGACAATGCCGCCACGACGCAGAAACCACGCGCCGTGCTGGACGCCGTCAATCGCTACTACGAGCACGACAACGCCAACGTGCATCGCGGCGTCCACACTCTGAGCGAGCGTGCCACCATCGCCTACGAGGACGCGCGCACGCGAGTCGGCCGCTTCGTCGGCGCAGCCTCCTCGAGCGAAATCGTGTTTCTTCGCGGTGCCACCGAGGCGCTGAACCTGGTCGCGCACAGCCTGGCCCAGACCGAACTGCGCGAGGGCGACGAGGTCGTCGTCTCGTACATGGAGCACCACTCCAACATCGTGCCGTGGCAGATGGCCTGCGCTCGCACCGGCGCCAGGCTGCGCGTGGCGCCGGTGGACGAGAACGGCGAGCTGATGCTGGAGGAGCTGGCGGCGCTGCTCGGCCCGCGGACGAAGATCGTCGCCGTCACGCACGTTTCCAATGCGCTCGGTACCGTCAACCCGATCGCTCGCATCGCACAGGTGGCCCACGATGCCGGCGCCAGACTGGTCGTCGACGGCGCGCAGGCGGTGCCGCACATCCCTCTGGACGTCGACGCGCTCGGCTGCGACTTCTACGCATTCTCCGGCCACAAGGTGTACGCGCCGATGGGCATCGGTGCGCTGTGGGGACGCCGCGAGCTGCTCGAGAAGCTGCCGCCGTATCAGGGCGGCGGCGAGATGATCCTGTCGGTGACGTTCGAGCAGACCACGTACAACACGGTGCCGCACAAGTTCGAGGCGGGAACTCCCGACGTCGCCGGCGCCGTCGGGCTGGCGGCTGCTCTGGACTATCTGGACGCGCTCGGCCTGGAGAACGTGGCGGCGCACGAGCAGGACCTGCTGGCGTATGCGCGCGAGGCGCTGCTTTCGGTGCCGGGGTTGCGCATCGTCGGAAACGCGCGCGAAAAGGCCGGCGTGCACTCGTTCGTGCTCGAGGACATCCATCCGCACGACATCGGTACGATTCTCGATCACGAGGGCGTCGCGATCCGCACCGGGCATCACTGCGCGCAGCCCGTGATCACGCGTTTCGGACTGCCGGCCACGGCTCGCGCTTCCTTTGGCCTGTACAACTCGCGCCAGGACGTGGACCGCCTCGTCGCCGGCCTGCAGCGCGTTCGGGAGATGATGGGCTGA
- a CDS encoding SUF system NifU family Fe-S cluster assembly protein, with amino-acid sequence MSDLRDLYQELILDHGRRPRNFGRLGEATHHAEGYNPLCGDKIMLYLELDGDRVRGVSFEGQGCAISQASASLMTEAVKGKTTAQALALFRKLTALVTARDEDVAAETDTELGKLAVFEGVRQYPLRVKCATLAWHTLHNALEGKAEEVAVTE; translated from the coding sequence ATGTCGGATCTGCGCGATCTCTACCAGGAGCTGATCCTGGATCACGGCCGCCGCCCGCGGAACTTCGGCCGCCTCGGCGAGGCCACCCATCACGCCGAGGGCTACAACCCGCTGTGCGGCGACAAGATCATGCTCTACCTCGAGCTCGACGGCGACAGGGTGCGTGGCGTGAGCTTCGAAGGGCAGGGGTGCGCGATCTCGCAGGCTTCAGCGTCCCTGATGACCGAAGCGGTCAAAGGCAAGACCACCGCGCAGGCGCTGGCGCTCTTCCGCAAGCTGACGGCGCTGGTGACGGCGCGAGACGAGGATGTTGCCGCCGAGACCGACACCGAGCTGGGGAAGCTGGCGGTGTTCGAGGGAGTGCGGCAGTACCCGCTGCGCGTCAAGTGCGCCACCCTGGCGTGGCATACGTTGCACAACGCGCTCGAAGGCAAGGCAGAAGAAGTCGCGGTGACCGAATGA
- a CDS encoding SUF system Fe-S cluster assembly protein — protein sequence MPDAVIQQTGQEQPVTLPDSVANASAPVADAGAASEAGGELDIAEMEERIVEALHTVFDPEIPVDIYELGLIYDLRIQPDGHVDIKMTLTTPNCPVAGSMPGMVERVTGMVEGVKSVNVELVWEPMWGPHMMTEAARLQLNMY from the coding sequence GTGCCTGACGCCGTCATTCAGCAGACCGGTCAGGAGCAGCCGGTGACTCTCCCCGACTCCGTCGCCAATGCCTCGGCGCCCGTCGCCGATGCCGGTGCGGCATCCGAAGCCGGCGGCGAGCTCGACATCGCCGAGATGGAAGAGCGCATCGTCGAAGCGCTGCACACGGTCTTCGATCCCGAGATTCCGGTCGACATCTACGAGCTCGGGCTGATCTACGACCTGCGCATCCAGCCGGACGGCCATGTCGACATCAAGATGACGCTGACCACTCCCAATTGCCCCGTCGCCGGATCGATGCCGGGCATGGTCGAGCGCGTCACCGGCATGGTCGAGGGCGTCAAGTCCGTGAACGTCGAGCTGGTGTGGGAGCCGATGTGGGGCCCGCACATGATGACGGAGGCCGCGCGGCTGCAGCTCAACATGTACTGA
- a CDS encoding cytochrome P450 produces MQDFSHLGDARIFIDRTAYADLDSWHAAAGRLRRSEPLPLVDVEGYVPFRVVTRHADLAEVERNHLLFWNTRDSVLLPRSQVESGRAAGLDIKTLIHMDGAEHRNTRLITNDWFKPANLRRNVGQQLPVLARRFVDRMLDFDGQCDFVRDIALYYPLHVILSILGVPESDEPRMLELTQKIFGGEDPDVGGAEGEEPVKIFQAALNDMAMYFARITADRRAHPTDDLASTIANGTIDGLPLGELETAGYYSIVATAGHDTTSSTLAGGLEALIRNPEQLRALKDDPSLIPNAVHEMIRWVTPVRHFMRQAQGDYELAGTKLKAGDWLMMSYLSANRDETVFDDPMRFDIRRANADQHLAFGIGVHFCLGAHLARMEVEAFFRELLPRLEEIELTGPAESMATTFVGGLKTMPVRYRVRS; encoded by the coding sequence ATGCAGGACTTCTCGCACCTCGGCGATGCGCGCATCTTCATCGACCGCACCGCCTACGCCGACCTCGACTCGTGGCACGCCGCTGCCGGCCGCCTGCGCCGCTCCGAGCCGCTGCCGCTGGTCGATGTCGAAGGATACGTTCCCTTCCGAGTCGTCACTCGTCACGCCGACCTGGCCGAGGTCGAGCGCAATCACCTGCTGTTCTGGAACACGCGAGACTCGGTGCTCCTGCCGCGCAGCCAGGTCGAGAGCGGGCGCGCCGCCGGCCTCGACATCAAGACGCTCATCCACATGGACGGCGCCGAGCATCGCAACACGCGGCTGATCACGAACGACTGGTTCAAGCCGGCCAACCTGCGTCGCAACGTCGGCCAACAGCTTCCCGTGCTGGCGCGGCGCTTCGTCGACCGCATGCTCGACTTCGACGGCCAGTGCGACTTCGTGCGCGACATCGCGCTTTATTATCCGCTGCACGTGATCCTGAGCATCCTCGGCGTGCCCGAGAGCGACGAGCCGCGCATGCTCGAGCTGACGCAGAAGATCTTCGGCGGAGAGGATCCGGACGTCGGCGGCGCTGAAGGCGAAGAGCCGGTCAAGATCTTCCAGGCTGCCCTCAACGACATGGCCATGTACTTTGCGCGCATCACCGCCGACCGCCGCGCCCACCCCACCGACGACCTCGCCTCCACGATCGCCAACGGCACGATCGACGGGCTGCCGCTCGGCGAGCTCGAAACCGCCGGCTACTACTCCATCGTCGCCACGGCCGGACACGACACCACCTCCAGCACGCTGGCCGGCGGCCTGGAGGCGCTCATTCGAAACCCCGAGCAGCTGCGTGCGCTGAAGGATGACCCTTCGCTCATTCCCAACGCCGTGCACGAGATGATCCGCTGGGTGACGCCGGTGCGGCATTTCATGCGGCAGGCGCAGGGCGACTACGAGCTGGCGGGCACGAAGTTGAAGGCGGGGGACTGGCTGATGATGTCGTACCTGTCGGCCAATCGGGACGAGACCGTCTTCGACGATCCCATGCGGTTCGACATCCGGCGCGCCAACGCGGATCAGCACCTCGCCTTCGGCATCGGCGTGCACTTCTGTCTCGGCGCTCACCTTGCGCGCATGGAGGTGGAGGCGTTCTTCCGGGAGCTGCTGCCGCGGCTGGAGGAGATCGAGCTGACGGGGCCGGCCGAATCGATGGCGACGACGTTCGTAGGCGGGCTCAAGACGATGCCGGTGCGGTATCGGGTGCGGAGCTGA
- a CDS encoding bile acid:sodium symporter family protein, translated as MFERIANLATTLFPLWVVLAGAAALYHPPLFTWFSGPLIVWGLAIIMLGMGITLSVDDFRRVATIPGAVVAGVVAQFLIMPLMGWASAHAFALPPPLAVGVILVGCCPGGTASNVVSYLARANVALSVLMTMCSTIAAVVMTPLLTKALAGTLVPVDAWGLFVSTLQVVLIPVLLGIGLNHAAPGLVRRVLPVAPLISVLTIVLICASIAGQSRDALFASGLGLLAAVFMLHAGGFGLGYVFGRVASYGETINRTISIEVGMQNSGLGAVLARQHFPDPATALPAAISATVHSLIGSILAAYWRTREPEDQA; from the coding sequence ATGTTCGAACGCATCGCCAATCTGGCAACCACGCTGTTCCCGCTGTGGGTCGTCCTTGCCGGCGCCGCGGCGCTGTATCACCCGCCGTTGTTCACCTGGTTCTCCGGGCCGCTCATCGTCTGGGGCCTCGCCATCATCATGCTGGGAATGGGCATCACGCTGTCGGTCGACGACTTCCGGCGCGTGGCGACGATACCGGGTGCCGTGGTTGCCGGCGTGGTTGCGCAATTCCTCATCATGCCGCTCATGGGGTGGGCCAGCGCGCACGCCTTCGCGCTGCCGCCGCCCCTGGCGGTCGGCGTGATCCTGGTCGGCTGCTGCCCGGGCGGAACGGCATCCAACGTCGTCAGCTACCTCGCGCGAGCCAACGTAGCGCTGTCGGTCTTGATGACGATGTGCTCGACCATCGCGGCCGTCGTCATGACTCCGCTGCTCACGAAGGCTCTGGCTGGGACGCTGGTGCCGGTGGACGCCTGGGGTTTGTTCGTCAGCACCTTGCAGGTCGTGCTGATTCCGGTCTTGCTCGGTATTGGGCTCAACCATGCCGCGCCGGGCCTGGTGCGACGCGTGCTTCCGGTGGCCCCGTTGATCTCCGTGCTGACGATCGTGCTCATCTGCGCAAGCATCGCCGGGCAGAGCCGAGACGCGCTTTTCGCTTCGGGCCTGGGCCTGCTCGCGGCCGTCTTCATGCTGCACGCGGGCGGCTTCGGGCTCGGATATGTCTTCGGCCGCGTCGCGAGTTACGGCGAGACGATCAATCGCACGATCTCGATCGAGGTCGGCATGCAGAATTCCGGCCTCGGTGCAGTGCTCGCGCGCCAGCATTTCCCCGACCCCGCCACAGCACTGCCGGCCGCAATCTCCGCGACGGTCCACTCGCTGATCGGAAGCATCCTGGCCGCGTACTGGCGAACCCGCGAGCCCGAGGACCAGGCGTGA
- a CDS encoding discoidin domain-containing protein, whose amino-acid sequence MSSSADVILWSGREGATARWTAHASEDSGAAVLVEPDSGALRFDFNLVGTGSWAIARLEMPVTLPEHYAAVARLRGQMQPNELQLKLIDPSFANVWWWRLGAFTTTGEPQTLVLRQPALQFAWGPRSGGEPRQLGAVELAIAIERGGAGTLWIDELRLEARDPWAARPTIHGLRASSSAPGRDIECIGRNDDARWRPAADDADPWIEIDLGRHSEIGGVVIDFGGAAFDAPSARLFGSEDGAAWSLLAQQPASPSPRVWLRTDEGEARHLRIELKSREPIEVTRIAVVPLELAVSPAHYILGEAAHARRGMYPRHLLREQTYWAVVGGDGDERKGLLAEDGALEVTAESFSIEPFLYVGGRLVTWADAEITQSLLDGHLPIPCVEWNIAELRLRITAFATGEPGLAVLVARYEIENLTDEDCALRLFLAVRPFQVNPTWQSLNMIGGIAPIRRIEHLGNTVHINEEHAVIAVTAASAFGASASEHGIDALETGQSPPLDHIDDPVGFATGVLAYDLRLAAREQDVVVAAAVPLYETSPLPPSALSRDQAIAWVDARMQETAAAWRERLARVPIALPACADEFLNSVRASIAWILVNREGPRIQPGPRNYRRSWIRDGAMTGGALAEMGFAAELEAFLRWYAPHQLEDGRVPCAVDRRGVDLVAEHDSHGQLIWSIVELYRLTGDPALLREMWPRVQRAASAIASLRAQQTREELRGSGAFGLLPPSISHEGYSSQPVHSYWDDLFALRGLRDAGYAAGVLGRHDDSRRLRELYEAMRADFRDSVRRIIAEHGIDFIPGSVELGDLDPASTAIAFDPCQEDSLLPRAELARTFELFWQRFQQRRQGAVDTGSYSAYEARNALAMMMLGMRERGFEALQWFVRDQRPQAWRQWPEVSTADPREPRFVGDLPHGWIASGFVRIVRRMLAFERLDDDALILAAGVPADWLAEEPGVQVKGMPSYYGPIEYTMKAAGDGAIRVTLGPLRRWPAAGVILEPPLTQPLRHVTIDGRRTDAADARRAVLREPAREVVLET is encoded by the coding sequence GTGAGCTCCTCCGCCGACGTGATCCTGTGGAGCGGACGCGAGGGCGCGACCGCACGGTGGACGGCGCACGCGTCGGAGGATTCGGGCGCTGCGGTGCTGGTCGAGCCCGACTCGGGCGCCCTGCGGTTCGACTTCAACCTCGTCGGAACCGGCAGCTGGGCGATCGCGCGCCTGGAGATGCCGGTGACGCTGCCGGAGCACTACGCGGCCGTAGCCAGGCTGCGCGGGCAGATGCAGCCCAACGAGCTGCAGCTCAAGCTGATCGATCCCAGCTTTGCCAACGTTTGGTGGTGGAGGCTCGGCGCCTTCACGACCACCGGAGAGCCGCAGACGCTGGTGCTGCGCCAGCCTGCGCTGCAGTTCGCATGGGGCCCGCGCAGCGGCGGCGAGCCGCGCCAGCTCGGAGCGGTCGAGCTGGCAATCGCGATCGAGCGAGGCGGCGCCGGCACGCTGTGGATCGACGAGCTGCGGCTGGAGGCGCGCGATCCATGGGCGGCGAGGCCGACCATCCACGGGCTGCGTGCGTCGAGCAGCGCGCCGGGAAGGGACATCGAGTGCATCGGGCGCAACGACGACGCGCGCTGGCGCCCCGCCGCCGACGACGCCGATCCCTGGATCGAGATCGATCTGGGCCGGCACAGCGAGATCGGCGGCGTGGTCATCGATTTCGGAGGCGCGGCGTTCGACGCGCCGTCGGCGCGGCTGTTCGGTTCCGAAGACGGCGCAGCATGGTCGCTGCTCGCGCAGCAGCCGGCCAGCCCGAGCCCGCGCGTGTGGCTGCGCACGGATGAAGGCGAAGCGCGCCACCTGCGAATCGAGCTGAAATCGAGGGAACCGATCGAGGTGACGCGCATTGCCGTCGTTCCGCTGGAGCTGGCGGTTTCACCGGCGCACTACATCCTCGGCGAAGCTGCGCACGCGCGCCGTGGCATGTATCCCCGCCACTTGCTGCGCGAGCAGACCTACTGGGCAGTGGTCGGCGGGGACGGCGACGAGCGCAAGGGATTGCTTGCCGAGGACGGAGCGCTGGAGGTGACGGCGGAGTCGTTCAGCATCGAACCGTTCCTCTACGTCGGCGGCCGGCTGGTCACGTGGGCCGACGCCGAAATCACTCAGTCACTGCTGGACGGCCACCTGCCCATCCCCTGCGTCGAATGGAACATCGCCGAGCTTCGCCTGCGCATAACGGCTTTCGCCACCGGCGAGCCGGGGCTGGCGGTTCTGGTTGCGCGCTACGAGATCGAGAACCTCACCGACGAGGACTGCGCGCTGCGGCTGTTCCTTGCGGTGCGTCCCTTCCAGGTCAATCCGACCTGGCAGAGCCTGAACATGATCGGCGGCATCGCCCCGATCCGTCGCATCGAGCATCTGGGCAATACGGTGCACATCAACGAGGAGCATGCGGTGATCGCCGTGACGGCGGCGTCCGCCTTCGGCGCTTCCGCCTCCGAGCACGGCATCGACGCGCTGGAGACGGGGCAGTCGCCGCCGCTCGATCACATCGACGACCCCGTCGGCTTCGCCACCGGCGTTCTTGCCTACGACCTGCGTCTCGCTGCGCGCGAGCAGGATGTCGTCGTGGCGGCCGCCGTGCCGCTGTACGAGACCTCCCCGCTGCCGCCCTCGGCGCTGTCGCGCGACCAGGCCATTGCATGGGTGGATGCGCGCATGCAGGAGACGGCAGCGGCGTGGCGCGAGCGCCTGGCTCGCGTGCCCATCGCTCTTCCTGCGTGTGCCGACGAGTTCCTGAATTCGGTCCGCGCGTCCATTGCCTGGATTCTCGTCAACCGCGAGGGACCTCGCATACAGCCGGGCCCGCGCAACTACCGTCGCTCCTGGATCCGGGACGGCGCCATGACCGGCGGCGCGCTGGCCGAGATGGGGTTCGCCGCCGAGCTCGAGGCGTTTCTGCGGTGGTACGCGCCTCATCAGCTCGAGGACGGGCGCGTGCCGTGTGCGGTCGATCGGCGCGGCGTCGATCTGGTGGCCGAGCACGACAGCCACGGACAGCTCATCTGGAGCATCGTCGAGCTGTACCGGCTGACGGGCGACCCGGCGCTCCTGCGCGAGATGTGGCCGCGCGTGCAGCGGGCGGCCTCGGCCATCGCTTCGCTGCGCGCGCAGCAGACCAGGGAAGAGCTGCGTGGCAGTGGCGCGTTCGGTCTGCTGCCTCCCTCGATCAGCCACGAGGGCTACTCTTCGCAGCCCGTGCACTCGTACTGGGACGACCTGTTCGCGCTGCGCGGCCTGCGCGATGCCGGCTATGCGGCCGGCGTGCTCGGGCGCCACGACGACAGCCGGCGCTTGCGCGAGCTCTACGAAGCGATGCGCGCGGACTTCCGCGACTCCGTCCGGCGGATCATCGCCGAGCACGGCATCGACTTCATTCCCGGCAGCGTCGAGCTCGGGGACCTCGATCCCGCCTCCACCGCCATCGCCTTCGATCCCTGCCAGGAGGATTCGCTGCTGCCGCGAGCCGAGCTTGCGCGGACGTTCGAGCTGTTCTGGCAACGGTTCCAGCAGCGCCGTCAGGGCGCGGTCGATACAGGCAGCTACAGCGCCTACGAGGCCCGCAATGCGCTGGCGATGATGATGCTCGGCATGCGCGAGCGCGGGTTCGAAGCGCTGCAATGGTTCGTCCGCGACCAGCGCCCGCAGGCGTGGCGGCAATGGCCGGAGGTGAGCACGGCCGATCCGCGCGAACCGCGCTTCGTCGGCGACCTTCCCCATGGCTGGATCGCCTCCGGCTTCGTCCGCATCGTGCGCCGCATGCTCGCCTTCGAGCGGCTCGACGACGACGCCTTGATCCTGGCTGCCGGAGTTCCCGCCGACTGGCTGGCCGAGGAGCCCGGCGTACAGGTGAAGGGGATGCCGAGCTACTACGGCCCCATCGAGTACACGATGAAAGCCGCCGGTGACGGCGCGATCCGCGTGACGCTGGGACCGCTTCGGCGCTGGCCGGCAGCGGGCGTCATCCTGGAGCCGCCGCTGACGCAGCCCCTGCGGCACGTCACCATCGACGGCCGCCGCACCGACGCGGCCGATGCCAGGCGAGCCGTGCTTCGCGAGCCGGCGCGCGAGGTCGTCCTGGAGACGTGA
- a CDS encoding ABC transporter ATP-binding protein/permease, with product MASPNEAQAPQKDGKPAAQRDKTPIRKTLRQFISIGRAFFVESKHRRKARYFLILTLTFALAVGGVQVLMSYAGRDFMTAISKKDVEGYWRYLGLYLASFALAVPIGVYYRWMEERLALLWRESLAEHLIERYFNNRAYYRLRGQDAIDNPDQRISEDVRLFTSKSLTFLLIILNAAVTVIAFIGVLWTISKLLVSVLFLYAVAGTAGSILIGRRLVQLHYKQYAREADLRYGLVRVRDNAESIAFYRGERREMADLLMRLLNAVRNTVAIIGWNRNLGFFTNSYNYAALAIPVIIVAPLYMRGEVEFGVITQASSAFAQVLAAVSLIITQFEQLSAYLANVQRLGALWENLDAFDAEEERIIKESQLEIEEDSRIIRLQDLTVVTPDADQKRLVEELSLELRRRQSVLIMGPSGTGKSSLLRTIAGLWPSGMGSLERPALSELMFLPQRPYMIEGTLRDQLLYPYPHSRIEDDEIRKVVDKVNLSDVFDRVNGDLESKVDWTNVLSIGEQQRVAFARLLLRKPRFAFLDEATSALDEENQTRMYELLIESGCGFISVGHRNTLIPFHQRILQLDTSGSWKLIDAETGKGPAGKKKKVA from the coding sequence ATCCGCAAGACGCTGCGGCAGTTCATCAGCATCGGACGCGCGTTCTTCGTCGAGTCCAAGCACCGGCGCAAGGCGCGCTACTTCCTGATCCTGACGCTGACGTTCGCGCTGGCGGTGGGCGGCGTGCAGGTCCTGATGAGCTACGCCGGCCGCGACTTCATGACGGCCATCTCGAAGAAGGACGTCGAGGGCTATTGGAGGTACCTCGGACTCTATCTCGCCTCATTCGCCCTGGCCGTCCCTATCGGCGTCTACTATCGATGGATGGAAGAGCGCCTGGCGCTGCTCTGGCGCGAATCGCTGGCCGAGCATCTCATCGAGCGCTACTTCAACAACCGCGCCTACTATCGGCTGCGCGGCCAGGACGCCATCGACAACCCGGACCAGCGCATCAGCGAAGACGTCCGCCTGTTCACGTCCAAGTCGTTGACGTTCCTGCTCATCATCCTGAACGCCGCCGTCACCGTCATCGCCTTCATCGGCGTGCTGTGGACGATCTCGAAGCTGCTCGTCAGCGTGCTGTTCCTGTATGCCGTGGCGGGAACGGCGGGCAGCATCCTGATCGGGCGCCGCCTCGTGCAGCTGCACTACAAGCAGTACGCTCGCGAGGCCGACCTTCGTTACGGCCTGGTGCGCGTGCGCGACAATGCCGAGTCCATCGCGTTCTATCGCGGAGAGCGCCGCGAGATGGCCGACCTGCTCATGCGGCTGCTCAACGCCGTGCGCAACACGGTGGCGATCATCGGATGGAACCGCAATCTCGGCTTCTTCACCAACAGCTACAACTACGCGGCGCTGGCCATTCCGGTGATCATCGTCGCGCCGCTGTACATGCGCGGCGAGGTGGAGTTCGGAGTCATCACGCAGGCCTCCAGCGCGTTCGCGCAAGTGCTGGCGGCCGTCTCGCTCATCATCACGCAGTTCGAGCAGCTCAGTGCCTACCTGGCCAACGTCCAGCGCCTGGGCGCGCTGTGGGAGAACCTCGACGCGTTCGACGCCGAGGAAGAGCGCATCATCAAGGAATCGCAGCTGGAGATCGAAGAGGACAGCCGCATCATCCGGCTGCAGGACCTGACGGTGGTGACGCCGGACGCCGACCAGAAGCGGCTCGTCGAAGAGCTGTCGCTGGAGCTGCGGCGAAGGCAGAGCGTCCTGATCATGGGCCCGAGCGGCACGGGCAAGAGCTCGCTGCTGCGCACCATCGCCGGTCTGTGGCCGAGCGGCATGGGGTCACTCGAGCGGCCCGCGCTCTCGGAGCTGATGTTCCTGCCGCAGCGGCCCTACATGATCGAGGGAACGCTGCGCGACCAGCTGCTATACCCGTATCCGCACAGCCGCATCGAGGACGACGAGATCCGCAAGGTCGTCGACAAGGTCAACCTCTCCGACGTCTTCGACCGCGTCAACGGCGACCTCGAGAGCAAGGTCGACTGGACCAACGTCCTTTCGATCGGCGAGCAGCAACGCGTGGCGTTCGCCCGACTTCTGCTTCGCAAGCCGCGCTTCGCGTTCCTCGACGAGGCCACCAGCGCGCTCGACGAGGAGAACCAGACGCGCATGTACGAGCTGCTGATCGAATCCGGCTGCGGCTTCATCAGCGTCGGCCATCGCAACACGCTGATTCCGTTCCACCAGCGCATTCTGCAACTCGACACGAGCGGCTCCTGGAAGCTCATCGATGCCGAGACGGGGAAGGGACCGGCGGGCAAGAAGAAGAAAGTGGCCTGA